GACGAGCGGGGACGCCGTCAGTTGATTCCAACCGCCCGGGAGTTCCTCACCGACATCGATCTGACCGAAGGCCGCCTCACGGTGGCCACCCGACCGGGATTGCTGGAAGAAGACTGAAACCCAAGGAGAGATGATGCTCCAAGAGATCGATGTCGTGACGATCTTCCCGGAGCTCTTCGAAACATTCACGAGCACATCGATTCTCGGCGCAGCGCTCGCCAATGAGCTCTTCGAGGTTCGGGTCCACGATCTTCGAGATTGGGCCCACGACCGCCACCGGAAGGTGGACGACGAGCCCTACGGAGGCGGACCGGGCATGGTCATGAAGCCCGAACCTCTGGTGGAAGCGATCGAGGCGCTGGCAGGAGCGAAGGGAAACGAGAGAACGGCGCGGGTCGTGCTGCTCTCGCCTCAGGGCAGACGCTTCGATCAGCGATGTGCGGAAGAACTGGCCGGGACGAGCCATCTGGTGCTCGTCTGCGGTCGCTACGAAGGAGTCGATCAGCGGGCCATCGAGCTTGCCGTCGACGAGGAGATTTCAATCGGAGACTACGTGCTATCGGGCGGAGAAATCCCGGCGATGGCGGTGATCGAGGCGGTAAGCCGTCTCCTCCCCGGCGTTCTCGGCAATCCGGATTCGGTGGTCACGGAGAGTTTCCAGACAGAACAATTGGAAGGGCCCCAGTTCACGCGTCCAGCGGTGTTTCGCGGTCAAGAGGTTCCCGAGGTGCTTCGCTCGGGAGATCACGCGAAGATCGAGCATTGGCGCGGGCAGAAGGCTCTGGAACGAACCCGAGAGCGTCGTCCGGATCTCCTGAAGGGAGACTCCCGGGCGGTGCGAGGAGACTGAGCATGCAATCCGTCGACATGATCGAGCACAAGAGCATCA
This genomic interval from bacterium contains the following:
- the trmD gene encoding tRNA (guanosine(37)-N1)-methyltransferase TrmD, with translation MLQEIDVVTIFPELFETFTSTSILGAALANELFEVRVHDLRDWAHDRHRKVDDEPYGGGPGMVMKPEPLVEAIEALAGAKGNERTARVVLLSPQGRRFDQRCAEELAGTSHLVLVCGRYEGVDQRAIELAVDEEISIGDYVLSGGEIPAMAVIEAVSRLLPGVLGNPDSVVTESFQTEQLEGPQFTRPAVFRGQEVPEVLRSGDHAKIEHWRGQKALERTRERRPDLLKGDSRAVRGD